GACGTTTGCCGGTCTTTTACGGCTATGCTCTCCGGGCCGGCGTCTATCATCCCCCGAATCCAGATGACAGCGGCGGGAAGGCCGACTATGATCGCGGCGGCCAGGGAGAACCAGCGGTTCCATAAAAATTCGGCCGGGATGAATTTGAAGGCCGGGAAGGCCTTGTAAAGCAGAAAGCAGATGAAATGCAGCACCAGGGCTGCCACCGAAACGATCCGGAAGATCATAGCCCGCATGTCGGTCCGGCTTTCTTCGGCCAGGGCCTGAATGGACCCGGCGACGCTGCGGTATCCGAAGAACAGATACAGTCCGCCGGAAAGGAGCATTGATATAAGAACTACCCAAGCCATAAAATCTTTTTATAATTGCCTAATATTATTTTGTTACCAAATCCTCGGCCTGGGAGAAGTGCATCTGGAATATCTTCCAACTTCCCTCTATTTTCTCCAGGACTCCGGTCCAGCGCACCTTCTCCCAGTTGGCCGGGCGTCCTTTGAAGGTGTTGAAATCATCCAGCAGACAGGCAAACCAGGCGGTTTGCAGGGATGGCGAAAGATTGATCCTGAGTTCATGAAGCTCGTATTTTATCGCTTTGAAAGCATCCTGCATAAAGAGTTTTTCAACCAGTTCTTTAAATTGCCCGATGCCATTGATGGTGCTTTTAGAGTCGGTCTGAAAAAAGAATAGCTCCTTGTTCTCTACTACCGAAGAATATAATTGTTCCAAGTTTTTGTTGTTTACCGCCCACCCGATGTTGTCCCTTATGGTCTGCTCGATCGTTTCAGTCTCGGAGTGGGGGTTATCAATATTATTGAAAGCGTAAGGCATGGTATTAGTCCTTTTTGTTATCAACCAGAGGGGTTTATTGATTGCTTACCATAACAGTTTAATTATGTCAGTTCGTCATTCCCGTCCTTCGGCCTTGCTCAGGATATAAACTCCGGCGGGCCTGTCCGCCGGAGTTCGCCGATGGCGAACGAAGGAGGAAATCTAGTATAAACCTTCTGGATACCTGCCTTCGCAGGTATGACAAGAAGTCGCAATGACGCATTTTTGTCAGCATCATGAGCGATAAGTGCAACTACTTGCCGCACTCATTAAGATTTATCCAAAAGCGCAGGATATTTTTCTCGGTGGAGTCCTCTATAACAATGTTCTCAAGGATTCCGCCGTTATTTTCGATCACTTTCCGAGAGGGGAGGTTGCCCTCGTTGCAAGTGACCAAGACGCGGTGGGTCCCGTTCTTTCGGGCCTCGTTCAAGGTTAGCCGCAGTATTTCCGTAGCGTATCCCTTCCGGCGATGTTCGGGGGACACGTCAAAGCCGATATGCCCGCCGATGTTCAATAAATACTCGTTGAGGCTAAGCCTGAGCCTACTGTTGCCTATAAGAACATTGTCTTCGTTCAGGAACCAGAAGGATATTTGCGTGACCTTTCCCGGCGGCAGGTTGTCCGGGTCCTCATAGCGGTTGAGTGCGGCTATATATTCCCGGAAAGTCTGGCCATCTTTTAACTGATGCCGGTCCTCATCGTGCCGGCGGTAGGTTGCGGAGAATGCCAGGAACTGGCGCTCAGAAACCTCATTTAATCTGATATGATTAAGCATATTAGTGTCTTGTTTCATTTAACATTAATTGTCGGCAAATATTCCAACTTGGGGTTGGAGATCGCTTTCAGGATATTCTCCTTTACCGGGGAGCCGTCAGACTGCAAACGATTCAACATGTTTCGGATGACCAGCCGCTGGGAATCCTTTGCTCCGGGACAGGAGAAGGTTTTTACCCGCCCGAACCTCTGCCGCGAGTATTTCATTATCTCAGTCTTCCACACATAGGCCAAGGGGCGGATGATATGCAGTTTGCCCCTGATGATAGACTGCCTGGGCAGGATGGCGGCCAGTTTGCCGGAATACATGATATTCAGCAGGGCCGTCTCCACTATATCATCGGCATTGTGTCCCAGAGCTATTTTATTGCAGCCGTTTTTTTCCGCCAGGTCGAAAAGAGATTTTCTTCGGGCCAGCGAACATTTGAAACAATCTGTAAAAATATCATCGCTAAGCGGCGTGGCAAAAGTCACAAAAGGCATATCTATGGCGCCGCAGATCTCCTCCAGCCTTTTTAACGGAGCGATGGGTTTCCCCTGGTACTCTCCCGGCACATGCCCGGCGATGATTGATATTCCCAGGCTGCGGCCAAGCTTCTTATGCTGCTGGGCCAAAATATCCAGCATTACCAGGCTGTCGCTGCCGCCGGAAAGAGCGACCAGTATCCTGTCGCTGCGCTCTATCTGGCAAAAATCCTTTTCGGCCCGGATGACTCGGGGATAGACCTTGCCCCAATTATCTGGTTTGACCAGGGAATATCTTTTATTACGATCACTCATTGAAAAAGTATATTTTACCAGCCGGGGAATGTCAAGAAAATAGTACAAACAATGATCCCTCGCCACCAATAAAGAGAGGGGCCCTATTTTTATGTCGTCATCCTGAACGCTACTACATAATTGACCATTGAAGGATCTTCGGCATATAGATTCTTCGACTTGTTGGGCAGTGAGCCAGGCCCAGAATGACGGAGCCAGACAAGGGGATTAGACCCGCTAAAAAGCATTGACCTGACAGGACAATTAAAGTAAAATGTAGCGAGAAACGTAAAATATATCCATTAACCACGATGCTGATAATAATAAAAATACTGCTGATTTTTGCCCTGATAATATTCCTGTTATGGCGCAAGTGGCCGCTGGGCCCGGTGATGCTTCTGGCGTCACTGTCCCTGGGTCTTTTATTCAGGGTATCGCCGGGGGATATGGGGCAGAGCGCGCTCAGGGCGGCCCTGGATTT
The sequence above is a segment of the Candidatus Edwardsbacteria bacterium genome. Coding sequences within it:
- a CDS encoding GNAT family N-acetyltransferase — translated: MLNHIRLNEVSERQFLAFSATYRRHDEDRHQLKDGQTFREYIAALNRYEDPDNLPPGKVTQISFWFLNEDNVLIGNSRLRLSLNEYLLNIGGHIGFDVSPEHRRKGYATEILRLTLNEARKNGTHRVLVTCNEGNLPSRKVIENNGGILENIVIEDSTEKNILRFWINLNECGK
- a CDS encoding nuclear transport factor 2 family protein; this translates as MPYAFNNIDNPHSETETIEQTIRDNIGWAVNNKNLEQLYSSVVENKELFFFQTDSKSTINGIGQFKELVEKLFMQDAFKAIKYELHELRINLSPSLQTAWFACLLDDFNTFKGRPANWEKVRWTGVLEKIEGSWKIFQMHFSQAEDLVTK